The following are encoded in a window of Thermoanaerobacter ethanolicus JW 200 genomic DNA:
- a CDS encoding WecB/TagA/CpsF family glycosyltransferase has translation MERLDIFGVPIDRVTMRQAVEILNNFLQEDRLHIVATPNAEIVMMAQKDKEYMEILNNTDLNVPDGNGIVFASKVFKKPMPERVAGFDLMMEFIKDISSKNIKIYLLGAAPQIAEQARVNLEKLYPSAKIVGTHHGYFTQEEENKIIEEINNKGAEVLFVALGAPKQEKWIYKNRDKLKVKIAMGVGGSFDVIAGKVKRAPYIYRKLGLEWLYRLIKEPWRYKRMMALPKFALKVLLHKGKVDMR, from the coding sequence ATGGAAAGATTAGATATATTTGGAGTGCCAATAGATCGGGTGACGATGAGACAAGCAGTAGAGATTTTAAACAATTTTTTACAAGAAGACAGACTGCACATTGTTGCAACACCTAATGCGGAAATTGTAATGATGGCGCAAAAGGATAAAGAATATATGGAAATATTAAATAATACTGACTTAAATGTTCCAGATGGAAACGGCATTGTTTTTGCTTCAAAAGTTTTTAAAAAGCCGATGCCTGAAAGAGTAGCAGGTTTTGACCTCATGATGGAATTTATAAAAGATATATCTTCTAAAAATATAAAGATTTATCTATTGGGGGCTGCTCCTCAAATTGCAGAACAAGCTCGTGTTAATTTGGAAAAGCTATATCCGAGTGCTAAAATAGTGGGAACTCATCATGGCTATTTTACTCAAGAGGAAGAAAATAAAATCATAGAAGAGATAAATAATAAGGGTGCAGAAGTTCTTTTTGTGGCTTTAGGTGCTCCTAAACAAGAGAAATGGATATATAAAAACAGAGACAAATTAAAAGTAAAAATAGCAATGGGGGTAGGAGGAAGTTTTGATGTAATAGCTGGAAAAGTTAAGAGAGCACCTTACATTTATAGAAAATTAGGCTTAGAGTGGCTATACAGGTTAATTAAAGAGCCTTGGAGATATAAAAGGATGATGGCACTTCCTAAATTTGCTCTTAAAGTTTTGCTACACAAAGGAAAAGTTGACATGCGATAA
- the csaB gene encoding polysaccharide pyruvyl transferase CsaB, with protein MKTVISGYYGFDNIGDEAVLKCLVEGLKERGITDITVLSNKPDETSKKYNVKAVNRNSFKEIYKALKQSDVLLSGGGSLIQDKTSSKSLWYYLGIMLMGKFLRKKVYVMGQGIGPVDKKFNRWLTARILNKVDGIAVRDELSKEYLKQLNVKKDVVVAADLVLNFSGGNNREIFGKILEKEGIDLNSAEYVLICTREWGNSELSRVELARAADFIAQDYGYKIVFLPFYHEDIEESDRVATYMKMPYEILTGKYEIEEILSIIRSSSLLIGVRLHSLIFAFISLVPFVGISYDPKVEGFLKSIGESSAGDINSFTADDILNKVSSILQRKEEYINDMSKHLDELKEKAKKNFDILFEHNKFEV; from the coding sequence ATGAAAACAGTCATATCCGGCTATTACGGATTTGATAATATTGGGGATGAAGCTGTTCTAAAATGTCTGGTAGAAGGTTTAAAAGAAAGAGGTATAACAGATATAACAGTTCTTTCTAATAAACCTGATGAAACTTCTAAAAAGTACAACGTAAAAGCAGTAAATAGGAACTCTTTCAAAGAAATATACAAAGCGCTAAAACAGTCAGATGTACTGTTAAGTGGCGGTGGGAGTCTTATACAAGATAAGACCAGTAGTAAGAGTTTGTGGTATTATCTCGGAATAATGCTTATGGGGAAATTCCTTAGGAAAAAAGTGTATGTTATGGGACAAGGTATTGGTCCAGTTGATAAAAAGTTTAACAGATGGCTTACTGCAAGAATTTTAAATAAAGTTGACGGAATAGCTGTAAGAGACGAATTATCCAAAGAGTATTTGAAACAGCTAAATGTAAAAAAAGATGTGGTAGTAGCGGCAGACCTTGTATTAAATTTTTCTGGTGGTAATAATAGAGAAATTTTTGGCAAAATCCTCGAAAAAGAAGGGATTGATTTAAATTCTGCAGAATATGTTCTGATTTGCACGAGAGAATGGGGAAATTCTGAATTATCAAGGGTTGAGTTGGCAAGGGCTGCAGATTTTATTGCGCAGGATTATGGATATAAGATTGTTTTTCTTCCTTTTTATCATGAGGATATAGAAGAGAGCGATAGGGTTGCTACTTATATGAAAATGCCTTATGAAATTTTAACTGGAAAATACGAAATAGAAGAGATATTGAGTATTATTAGAAGCAGCAGCTTATTAATAGGTGTAAGACTGCATTCTTTGATTTTTGCGTTTATATCCTTAGTTCCATTTGTTGGTATATCTTATGACCCTAAGGTGGAGGGTTTTCTAAAATCCATTGGTGAAAGCAGCGCAGGAGACATTAATTCTTTTACTGCCGACGACATTTTAAATAAAGTAAGTTCAATTTTACAGCGAAAAGAAGAGTATATAAATGATATGTCTAAGCATTTAGATGAGTTAAAAGAAAAAGCAAAAAAGAATTTTGATATATTATTTGAACATAATAAATTTGAGGTGTGA
- a CDS encoding DUF5693 family protein — MKLRKILVIFIAISLVVSIFVDINRIRVENNYDTVEIVGDLKSFKYLASATGKDLVSVLSDMKSAGLIGVAVNEVTLESLQQSGKISLSLLKDVGNLYLLSSNLGNVALEDYLKSLTDKEREQYGNYIVVTTKDVKIFNFLKEALTRRVPEDELKVLEKRGSYAFVINKPKDAFITKGLGFDESDLELVKSLGFDVIPRIENFTGIKDKDIKDYVDILKKFDVKTVIFNGTDVLGNPEKISYAASLFKKNGINVGIIDVPMGKKLQDGMNKFAKFDDYRGIKVFGVSEAETQKYDTSEIVNRWYRGIIERNVRIIYMRAKIDNSKSAAYNIQQNQSMIEDMTKYIKKAGLKAGIAKSLQQLHQSKLTEILISLGVIAGGLLLLQMLGIGEYVLILLGLLGAILTSLVLVSRFNDLGVKVVALASSIIFPSLGIGYFIDKTKEILEKKQNISFTYTSLKIFINSLLISFIGALSIAAIMADSKYMLKIDYFRGVKVSFVLPLVFYVLYYIIKIYNANHWKTFMERIKEFLNIDIKVWHLVAIAIAGIIGIIYISRTGNEPIVKPTELELKFRDFLEHTLVARPRTKEFLIGDPAIILGIYAAFKRSKAWTFIMGIFASIGILSIVNTFSHIESVLTIAIERTVIAWVLGALIGMIAVFIVDKILKNIKREY, encoded by the coding sequence TTGAAGCTAAGAAAAATACTTGTAATATTTATTGCTATTTCTTTAGTAGTATCTATTTTCGTAGACATAAACAGAATAAGAGTAGAAAACAACTATGATACAGTAGAAATTGTAGGAGATTTAAAAAGCTTCAAATACCTTGCTTCTGCAACAGGCAAAGATTTGGTTTCTGTACTTTCTGACATGAAATCAGCTGGTCTTATAGGTGTTGCTGTAAATGAGGTTACTCTTGAAAGCCTTCAACAGTCTGGTAAAATTTCTTTGAGCCTTTTAAAAGACGTAGGGAATCTTTATTTGTTGTCTTCAAACTTAGGGAATGTAGCATTGGAAGACTACTTAAAGAGTCTTACAGATAAGGAAAGGGAGCAGTATGGAAACTACATAGTTGTTACAACAAAAGATGTAAAGATATTCAATTTTCTTAAAGAGGCTTTAACAAGAAGAGTACCTGAAGACGAATTAAAAGTGCTTGAAAAGAGAGGTAGCTATGCCTTTGTTATCAATAAACCCAAAGATGCTTTTATAACAAAGGGGTTGGGATTTGATGAAAGCGATTTAGAACTGGTAAAGTCTTTAGGCTTTGATGTGATACCGCGAATTGAGAATTTTACTGGGATAAAGGATAAAGATATAAAAGACTATGTTGATATATTGAAGAAATTTGATGTAAAAACTGTAATTTTTAATGGTACTGATGTCTTAGGAAATCCGGAAAAAATATCTTATGCTGCTTCTTTATTTAAGAAAAATGGCATAAACGTAGGAATTATAGATGTGCCTATGGGGAAAAAACTTCAAGATGGAATGAATAAATTTGCTAAGTTCGATGATTATAGGGGGATAAAAGTCTTTGGAGTTTCAGAAGCAGAAACTCAAAAATACGATACTTCTGAAATAGTAAATAGATGGTACAGAGGAATAATAGAGCGAAATGTGAGAATTATTTATATGAGAGCAAAAATAGATAATTCCAAAAGTGCAGCTTACAACATACAACAAAATCAATCTATGATTGAAGATATGACAAAATACATAAAAAAAGCTGGATTAAAAGCTGGCATTGCAAAATCTCTTCAACAACTTCACCAGTCAAAACTTACAGAAATACTTATAAGTTTGGGAGTTATCGCTGGTGGCTTGTTGCTTTTACAGATGTTAGGAATTGGAGAATATGTGTTAATTTTATTAGGATTGTTGGGTGCTATACTGACTTCTTTAGTGTTAGTAAGCAGATTTAACGATTTAGGTGTCAAAGTAGTAGCATTAGCTTCTTCTATAATTTTTCCTTCTCTTGGGATAGGATATTTTATAGACAAAACGAAAGAAATATTGGAGAAAAAGCAAAATATCAGCTTCACATATACCTCACTAAAAATATTTATTAATTCACTATTGATTTCTTTTATAGGGGCTCTTAGTATAGCGGCTATAATGGCTGACAGTAAATATATGTTAAAAATTGACTATTTTAGGGGTGTAAAAGTTTCTTTTGTACTACCTTTAGTGTTTTATGTTTTGTATTATATTATAAAGATATACAATGCTAATCACTGGAAGACTTTTATGGAGAGAATAAAGGAATTTTTAAATATAGATATAAAAGTATGGCATTTAGTAGCTATTGCTATAGCAGGGATTATCGGAATTATATACATTTCAAGGACGGGCAATGAACCTATTGTTAAGCCGACAGAGTTAGAGCTTAAATTTAGAGATTTCCTTGAACACACTCTTGTAGCAAGACCTCGGACGAAGGAATTTTTAATAGGTGACCCTGCGATTATATTGGGAATTTATGCTGCTTTTAAACGCTCAAAAGCGTGGACATTTATTATGGGGATATTTGCTTCGATAGGTATATTGTCGATTGTCAATACTTTTAGCCATATCGAAAGCGTGCTTACGATTGCGATAGAGCGCACGGTAATTGCATGGGTATTGGGGGCTTTAATTGGCATGATTGCTGTATTTATAGTGGACAAGATCTTAAAAAATATAAAAAGGGAGTATTGA
- a CDS encoding type II toxin-antitoxin system PemK/MazF family toxin, with the protein MVIKRGDIFYADLSPVIGSEQGGIRPVLIIQNDIGNKYSPTVIVAAITSQINKAKLPTHVEINGAEYGLNKDSVVLLEQIRTIDKKRLREKIGHFDQEMMEKVNEALQISLGLIDF; encoded by the coding sequence ATGGTGATAAAGAGAGGAGATATCTTTTATGCCGATTTAAGCCCTGTAATAGGCTCTGAACAGGGTGGAATTCGGCCTGTACTTATAATTCAAAATGATATTGGTAATAAATATAGTCCAACAGTAATAGTAGCGGCAATTACATCTCAGATCAACAAAGCCAAATTGCCCACTCATGTTGAAATAAATGGGGCAGAATATGGACTTAACAAAGATTCTGTAGTATTGTTAGAACAAATCAGAACTATTGACAAAAAACGTTTAAGAGAAAAAATTGGCCATTTTGACCAGGAAATGATGGAGAAAGTCAATGAAGCTTTGCAAATAAGTTTAGGGTTGATTGATTTTTAA
- a CDS encoding CopG family ribbon-helix-helix protein — translation MGETKRILVSLPQSLLEEVDVLAAMENRNRSEFIREAMKLYIRERKKVQIRESMKKGYLEMAAINSELAEMGLTAENECFTGYEMKLKKCD, via the coding sequence GTGGGCGAAACAAAGCGAATACTTGTGAGCTTACCTCAGAGTTTATTAGAAGAGGTCGACGTTCTTGCCGCTATGGAAAACAGAAATCGCAGTGAATTTATAAGAGAAGCGATGAAATTATATATACGCGAGAGGAAAAAAGTTCAAATACGCGAGAGCATGAAAAAAGGATATCTCGAGATGGCAGCAATCAACAGTGAACTTGCGGAAATGGGCCTAACCGCAGAAAACGAATGTTTTACAGGATATGAAATGAAATTGAAAAAGTGTGATTGA